The Scleropages formosus chromosome 15, fSclFor1.1, whole genome shotgun sequence genomic sequence CCCCTTCCCCACCACCATTCCTTCCTCCATCGCTTCTGGAGCTCCTGTGGCCTTCATGTCTGCATTGCCCCCTGCTGTACCAATAGTACCCCCCCGTCAGCCAGCATACCACGCCCAAGCCCCCACTTCTTACCCAATGGCCAATGGCCTGCCGTATGCTCAGCCTAGCATGCCTATAGTGGGCATCACACCCTCCCAAATGGTGGCCAATGTTTTCGGCACTGCCACACAACCACAGGGACTGCCCCCACAGGGACCACCCCCACAGACACAATCTCAAATCTTCCCTGCCACACAGGTCACAATTCCCCAATATGATACTCTTACCCCCTTTAGCAAGCCCCCCCAGGCTTCCACTGTGGCTCCTGCCTCCCTGCCAACCAATGGCAGTACTACCTTAAATGGGGACGATAGCTGGGCGCCACCTTTCCTGCCCCCTCCGtcatctccacctcctccactgCCAGCCCAGCCTCAGGAAGATGCCTTCGAGGCTCAGTGGGCTGCATTGGAAAACCGAGCACGTCAGCATACCTCACCTTCtcccacaaacccattttccaaTGAGCTGCACAAGACTTTTGAGATCCAGCTTTAAAACACTGCGGTGTGAACTGAGTAAAAGAGTCACTGGAGCAGTTGCAGGTAGTGTAGGGTGGATTATGCAGGGGCAGTGGGCATTGCAGGGGTGAGAATTGCTCTCTCAGctgtactcccccccccccccccccccccccccagtgcaccCCATTCAACCATGTTGTGTTACTAAGCAGAAGTTGAATACCACAACCTGAAGAGAACACAAGATGGAGACCTCAAGTGGCCTAGAACCTCTGCCAACAACAACCACAGGGGAAAGGCAAACTGCTGCTCTACAGACATTTCTTTGCATtgccttttgattttttttttttttttttttttttttttttttttcccccccccctaatttttttttaattattcctcCCCCTCACCCCTTCTCTTTGGATGGCCTCAGAGTATGAATCTTGTGGTATGACCCTAGTGAATCCTGAGTAGCGCTTTGCTGTGGAACTGTGGAGGTGACCCACCATGCCCTCCCTTGTAGTGTCCTCAGCAGCTCTTGgagtggggatggggggggggaagagaagtTTTCTGCTGTCTGCTGATAGCACCCTCCTGTGGTGGGCATCATCACTGAGGAGAAATAACTTCCTGAGAGGTGAAAGATGAGGGAAGGAAtgccaaaatgtttatttttatgcagttaGTATATTTTGAATAGTTTTGGAGTTTTATCAGAAAAGATTATTTTAATCTTGCCAAAGGTGCAGGCCAGCTACTAttaaatgtatgtacatatgcATAAACACATGTtgatacatatatttatatacataaaatgCGTATATATATGCGTGTGTATGAATTTGTGCGATAATCAGATTTTGATTGTAAATATGTTAGTGATTCAGAGCAAAGGgacagttattttattattttaagtttttttttttttttttgtttttttttttgtttttttggctgttGCTATTCTGTGATTAGATGTGGATTTTACTGTAAACGTTCCATTGCAGTAACAATTCTGTGGACCTAAGTAGGGACAGAATTCATGGCATCACATGCCGGGACATCTTAAAGCAGACAACACTGTTACCTGGTACTTATTCAGTTCTAGTCAGTAATCAATATGTTCCCAGTCTGCAAAGATCATCTACAAAGGTCTCTCTTGTGGTTTACTTTTActctttttacagtttttactgcaCAGTTTTGTCTCcacaagtgtatttttttaaaaacttttctttaatCAGGATGGCTTGTGAGAGTTGGGTTTGCACTATGACAAAGGATTGAATGGACAAGGCGATGGAGTTCCGCAGCCCTTAAATGTCTCCGGATGTCTTAAACTGTTAGGTGGAGTTTCCGCACACTTTTCTAACCTGTGAACCTGTCCTTTTTCccgtttgttttattttgcttactCTCCACTGCAGTGGAGTAAAACGATCAAATAAAGCTATGGCGATAGAAAACCACACCtttgtacttgtttttcttttgaccTTCTCATCACTGGATCTCTGGATTTATCAGGTTGTTGTGAAAGGATGTGTCCGAGTATGTTTTATTACTGATGGGTGGACACGTGGAGACGAACCCTCTCCATCATGATGAAggaagggatggatggatggatggatggatggatggatggatggattacagTGGTGAATAAATGAAGGCGAATTCTTGATCCGGGGATGACGATCATCGCATGAGGGTGGAGAAATACCGTGATTTAAATGAATTACGTTACGGTCATATCAATACCCGCAGGGTGAATGAATTAAtccaaaatatatttgaaacatttgcaATAAAAACATCAGTAAGTTTTAAGTGAATGTGTGCATAGGTTTGAAAGTATCTGCGATAAATCTTTATCCCATCTATGACACCTTTCTCGAGACCCTGTAGGAGTCAGTCTTGTTCAACAAGCGTTAGGTCATAATTTACCACTGTGTACAGCTTTAAAGGGAATGACTTTGAGCAAAGGACcgacaggagtgggattcgaacgtgGAACCTGCACAGCGCAAGGCAGCTGTTGTAACCTGTTGTAACCACTCATGCGGACTCTACACTCTACTTTGCGTTGGAACCCGAGGAGCCGAATCGCTTTGTTGTAATGTCCAACCCAGACTATCGTGGACGCGGAGGCGCTGTCGCGAACGCGCCGCACCAGTGCGCCCCGGAGCAGTTAAATGGAGGCGGAAGGCGCCAGGCAACGGCCGCtgatggagtgtgtgtgttcaggcgCAGCGATGCTCCGGTAGGTCGCTACAGCGCGGAGACGCTGGAACTGAGTAGCCTCGGCGAGCCGGAGGCTGAGCGTGAGCCGTGCGCGCGCCTTTCCGCACAAACAGTACCGCGGCTTTCTGGAAGATTCCTCCGCTTGTGAGGCATGGTCGTAGATAACGAGGCGGTAATTTGTAGAAGACTTGCTAGCTCGTTAGCTTGGTGCACGTCCATTTTGCTGCTTTGATATGTTattaaaaacagtacaaaggATTGGCTTGGGTTGTGGCAGTAGTTGCGTTTTTGCTAACGTTTGCCGTCGTTTGCGGCCCGTTTCGCGCCTCACTGAGCGGCTCGTGCTAATTCCGTCTCTCTGTCCTCGTTTCTTCACGAAAACCAAACTCAttttctgcccttttttttttttttttgctgaactgCACGTTACGTTAGTTCGTGTTTATAAATGATACAATATATGTTCGTAAACATTGGAATAATATGGGGTGTTTTTATGTGGAATTAAGCAGTTGCCGGTGAACGTAGCTCGCTCGCTGGTAGTAAAGTAAGCAGCAGCAGGGTTCTTAAAAATAGTCCTCATCTTCAATTCAGTAATGTGGCTTTATTGGAATGTAGTATTCTGGATGAAGAGCATAAATAATGGGGGAAAGAGTAGCTCCCGAAGTGTATTTGGGTCTGTGAACAACAAGAGCCGAGAGGTGGTGTGGTCCTGCCGGTGCACACAGGTGTTTTACGGCGATCTGATGGTAGCCTTGGCGCGcgcgtctgcgtgtgtgtgtgagagagggggagagagagagagagagggagagagagagagagacaactCTTGAACTTATGGTAGCTAAATTTAAAAGACAATTCAGTTGTTTACAAAGGAGAGCATTATAGCATTTGTTGTTTGAAGTGACTGCTAATATATTATCccttgtttagctgatgcctttaaggtgacttacaatgttttgtGCACTAAACAACATGGTCATTTACCCATATATATGTCTGGGAATTCTACTGTGCACGTTTGGGGTAAACAGCCACCCCtgatcactacaccacctgctgatgCCTCTGAGCAGTTCCCATGGTTACCAAAAAACTGGCTGTGCTTTAAACCGGTATATGTGCGTGTTCTTACTGAGGAGTACGTGTTTCTGAGAGATTCATAAAGTAACTTATCCATGAGCCTTCTGGTACTAAGGGCCACTTTTCCTTATTGTGCATATCGTGGCTCATGTGTttcttaaaatggaaaatttctgATGAAATCGGCATAGGCGTTAGTACATGTTGTAGATTCGTCGCTTACCCAATTGTTCACTCCACTGTGACTtacaatttcattcatttttacagctgccgGTCATGTTGTTCAGTGGTTTATTGGCAGCACTCAACTTGGAATGGAAACCTTGCATCCTTTGTCCTTAACATGTTATGCCTGCTTTCTGGAAGCATGTTGGTTAAAGTTTTGTCGAATCTGtgacatttttccccctctttctttctttctaggGGAAATGTAGTCCTGTAATCCCAATGGGCCTGGTGTCCTGGTCCCATACTGACGTACCATCAGGATTTTGTGGTCCATAGGGAAAAGGACAGCTGCTCCATTTTTGATCCTTTGGcattcttttatttactttttgtattgttttccgTGTGTCTTGGTGTTCATCACTAATATCTGGCATTTTTTCGGATCTGCGATTTGAACTTTTACCCCGACCTTTTCCCCTGGTGGGAGTTTCCCTGTCCCCCAAGGGTAGTGGATATCTGCATCCTGTTGCTTTGCTTTATCATGTCAAGACAGAGTATCTTTACTGCTACTGTGGCAGCCGTGCTGGGTGCCACCCTTGGCGGGCTGCTGTTTTGGCGGTCCCTGTGCGTCCGTAGGAAACGGATCGCGCAGAGCCAGACTGAGCCAGACTCTGCACAAAGGGAGAAGACCACAGCAGTGGAACATGAGGTGGATGCTGTACCATCTGGGCAGCCACCACCGCTGTCTCCATCCCTTATGCCTGTTGTCCCTCTACTGCCATCTCCGGAGAAGCTTCTTGAGGTGCTTCCGGTGGTGGTGAGCTCCGAGGATCAGTGGGAGGAGCTGTGGCCATCCCTTGAAAAAGAGCTGTCTGTATACCCTGTGCTTGGCCTTGACTGTGAATGGGTAAAGACCCAGTGTGTAAGAGTCTTTGCATGTTTCTCAGAATCCATTAATTTTCTATCCATGTGCACTATGCTGTAAGACCCCTGCCTTCTTTTTTTCAGGTTTCTGTGAAGGGGAAGTCAGGCCCGGTCTCCCTGCTCCAGATGGCCTCTTACACAGGCCGTTGTGCGCTGGTGCGCCTGCCTCTGATCCACAGTGTGGGGCAGTCCCTCCCCAACAGTTTAGTGAAGATCTTGAATGACTCGCGTGTGCTTAAAGTTGGAGTCGGCTGCTATGAGGATGGCAAGCGTTTGGCCCGGGACTATGGCTTGTCACTTGGCTGCACTGTGGACCTGCGCTACCTTGTTATAAGGCAACGGTATTggtttttccttcagttttcactttgtttccaaAATGAATTTCTAGTTATCTTGTAGTCCCTGTGTCTGCCTGAAGAGTGAGAATTAGTCGGCTTGTTTAGGATTCGACTTATAAGCCCGTATGTCTGTGTATTGGTTAGGCAAATGGGGCTGAGTAATGGGCTGAGCCTGAAATCTCTGGCAGCAGATTTGTTGAACGTGCCCCTTGACAAGTCACTGGAGCTCCGTTGCAGTGATTGGGAGGCAGATAAGCTGACACTGGAGCAGGTATTTTGAGCTGAGTTTCTTGTTGGCCTTTCTGGGAATGACACAATACTGCACTAATTACTGAAATTTTTGTATAGACTTTGAGTAAAGCTTTCTCTTTGCACTTCTACTTTTGAATCTATGCCTAGGTGACCTATGCTGCCCGTGATGCCCAGGTTTCCATTGCCTTATTTTTCCACCTACTGGGCCTGAACTCCAGCCTCAGCTCCCGCTCAGACGATGTCTTCTCTCAAATGCTGTCACGCTGCCATGGCTTGGTGGATGTGCCTTTCTGTGGACGGGGCttggaggaaggagaagagaagagtcTAGATGGGGAGCGGCGTCGCCGCAGCAGAAGGAATACCTCGGATAGCTCTGGCTCCGGCTCGGTTTCTGGAGATCAGCAGGTGCCAGACCCCCGGAAAAACAGGCGCAAGCCTCTTGGGGTGGGGTATTCTGCCAGGTAGGGTATGTTGTTTGCAACAGGGGTCAGCAAAAGGATCACATATACCTGACGGATGTACTAGGGTTTTGCttactgtttttgtgttttaggAAGTCCCCACTCTATGACAACTGTTTCCTCCATGCCCCAGATGGTCAACCCCTTTGCACCTGTGATAAGAAGAAAGCCAAATGGTATCTGGATAAGGGAATTGGAGGTATGCAGTGGCAAAAGGGCTGCTAAAATTTTGTTGTTCTAAAAGGTATGCAACATGTTAGCAATTCAAGATTTTGTACATAGATGGGTGTAAATGCATAAAGGTGGTCTCGCCTCTGAACCGTTTGTGCATTGGTACACCATTATGCAGTAGTAGAAGTCTTTGGTGCTTGTGACCTGTATTTAGATGGTCAGAGGCCCAAAAATCCTTAAACTTTTGAACATATACTAGGTGGTTGCTGTTGTAATGGTGGTTGAACTTTCTAGCTTGCCATAGTTTTGTTGTACAGCTAAATGGTTATTCTGCTGTTATCCTTCTCCCAGAGCTTCTGAGTGAAGACCCCTTTATTGTCAGGCTAAAATTTGAACCATCAGGACGTCCAGACTCTCAACAAGATTATTACCTTACTGCTAAAGAGAacctgtgtgtggtgtgtggcaAGACTGACTCTTACATTAGGTTTGTTagattttgtgttttctcataCTAACATGACAGCATTTTTGATCTGCTTCGAGGCTGGTCatctgaatttaaatgattccatctctccccctccccccacaggaAGAACATTGTCCCCCATGAATATAGACGGCACTTTCCTGCTGAGATGAAGGACCATAACTCCCATGACATCCTTCTCCTATGCACATCCTGCCATGCGGCCTCTAATGTCCACGATGGGATGTTAAAGCAGCAGCTAGCTGAGGAGTTTGGTGCACCTCTAGGGTGTGAGGAGGGTGTTCGCCTGCTGGAGGATTCAGACAGGCGGCGGGTGCGCTCTGCAGCCCGTGCCCTCCTTACTGCCAGTGACAGTTTGCCGCAGGCCCGCCGGAAAGAGCTGGAGGACCTTATCAAGACCTTCTTTGGTCAGGAGCAACAAGAAATCACCACAGAGATGCTGCAGAAGGCAGTTGGCCTGGAGACCAGGTCAGAAGaaaagtgggattttttttttgtgtgtattcat encodes the following:
- the exd2 gene encoding exonuclease 3'-5' domain-containing protein 2 isoform X1 translates to MSRQSIFTATVAAVLGATLGGLLFWRSLCVRRKRIAQSQTEPDSAQREKTTAVEHEVDAVPSGQPPPLSPSLMPVVPLLPSPEKLLEVLPVVVSSEDQWEELWPSLEKELSVYPVLGLDCEWVKTQCVSVKGKSGPVSLLQMASYTGRCALVRLPLIHSVGQSLPNSLVKILNDSRVLKVGVGCYEDGKRLARDYGLSLGCTVDLRYLVIRQRQMGLSNGLSLKSLAADLLNVPLDKSLELRCSDWEADKLTLEQVTYAARDAQVSIALFFHLLGLNSSLSSRSDDVFSQMLSRCHGLVDVPFCGRGLEEGEEKSLDGERRRRSRRNTSDSSGSGSVSGDQQVPDPRKNRRKPLGVGYSARKSPLYDNCFLHAPDGQPLCTCDKKKAKWYLDKGIGELLSEDPFIVRLKFEPSGRPDSQQDYYLTAKENLCVVCGKTDSYIRKNIVPHEYRRHFPAEMKDHNSHDILLLCTSCHAASNVHDGMLKQQLAEEFGAPLGCEEGVRLLEDSDRRRVRSAARALLTASDSLPQARRKELEDLIKTFFGQEQQEITTEMLQKAVGLETRIFNQSYVPHGLKVVRAYAERGLRGLMELERRWRQHFLSAMKPRHLHPLWSVNHNHAKFLRKYGEDLPIQLN
- the exd2 gene encoding exonuclease 3'-5' domain-containing protein 2 isoform X2, with product MSRQSIFTATVAAVLGATLGGLLFWRSLCVRRKRIAQSQTEPDSAQREKTTAVEHEVDAVPSGQPPPLSPSLMPVVPLLPSPEKLLEVLPVVVSSEDQWEELWPSLEKELSVYPVLGLDCEWVSVKGKSGPVSLLQMASYTGRCALVRLPLIHSVGQSLPNSLVKILNDSRVLKVGVGCYEDGKRLARDYGLSLGCTVDLRYLVIRQRQMGLSNGLSLKSLAADLLNVPLDKSLELRCSDWEADKLTLEQVTYAARDAQVSIALFFHLLGLNSSLSSRSDDVFSQMLSRCHGLVDVPFCGRGLEEGEEKSLDGERRRRSRRNTSDSSGSGSVSGDQQVPDPRKNRRKPLGVGYSARKSPLYDNCFLHAPDGQPLCTCDKKKAKWYLDKGIGELLSEDPFIVRLKFEPSGRPDSQQDYYLTAKENLCVVCGKTDSYIRKNIVPHEYRRHFPAEMKDHNSHDILLLCTSCHAASNVHDGMLKQQLAEEFGAPLGCEEGVRLLEDSDRRRVRSAARALLTASDSLPQARRKELEDLIKTFFGQEQQEITTEMLQKAVGLETRIFNQSYVPHGLKVVRAYAERGLRGLMELERRWRQHFLSAMKPRHLHPLWSVNHNHAKFLRKYGEDLPIQLN